In one window of Clarias gariepinus isolate MV-2021 ecotype Netherlands chromosome 10, CGAR_prim_01v2, whole genome shotgun sequence DNA:
- the tstd1 gene encoding thiosulfate:glutathione sulfurtransferase, with protein MANPGKDISYSELKCLMEKSKDLVLVDVRSKDEVDKGRIPGSIHIPLDTVEKEFSLDTCNFQEKFGVPKPEMDSLDLVFHCQLGRRGGMATEKARKLGYQNARNYAGGYKEWSEKEGK; from the exons ATGGCAAACCCAG GAAAAGATATCTCCTACAGCGAACTCAAATGCCTCATGGAGAAGAGTAAAGACCTTGTGCTTGTGGATGTGCGCTCAAAAGATGAAGTAGACAAAGGACGCATCCCAGGCTCCATCCATATCCCAT TGGACACTGTGGAAAAAGAATTCTCTTTAGATACCTGCAATTTCCAAGAGAAATTTGGTGTCCCCAAGCCAGAGATGGATAGCCTTGACCTGGTGTTTCACTGCCAGTTGGGACGTCGTGGAGGAATGGCTACTGAGAAAGCCAGAAAACTCGGCTACCAGAA TGCACGGAACTATGCAGGAGGTTACAAGGAATGGTCAGAGAAAGAAGGCAAATGA